A single region of the Cyclopterus lumpus isolate fCycLum1 chromosome 16, fCycLum1.pri, whole genome shotgun sequence genome encodes:
- the itga10 gene encoding integrin alpha-10 — MDLRKYPLCLEFILLLIGLCQCFNIDVKHPRIFTGPADALFGFSVLQHEYDGEKSMLVGAPWDGPPNNRKGDVYKCIVGEEMNSNCSKVNLGEALQNVSKNLRNSHLGMTLTPESPDGFLACAPLWSQECGTSMFSTGICASVSDDLKPRETIAPTAQRCSTYMDIVIVLDGSNSIYPWYEVQNFLSNILSKFHISLDQMQVGILQYGEVAVHEWSLKDYQTTQEVVEAAKNISRQEGRETRTAYAIHTACTEAFSAERGAREGATKVMIVVTDGESHDGEELQDALSECVDRNITRYAIAVLGHYIRRQQDPETFIKEIKSIASDPEEKFFFNVTDEAALNDIVDALGDRIFTLEGTLGYNESSFHMEMSQIGFSTHTLDDGILFGMVGAYDWDGGVLKEGTNGRIMPPREAFESEFPLELKNHAAYLGYTVSSVIVGDWKRLYVAGAPRFKHKGKVILFELSNEGDVNIVQALNGEQIGSYYGSEVCGLDIDQDGITDVLLVAAPMYLGSGNKETGRVYIYTLSGEEVFVSNGTLKSEDKSQDARFGYALAAAPDLNHDGFTDLLVGAPLEDEHRGALYVYHGDGIYVIQNYKQRISGSSISPSLKYFGRSVSARLDLDGDELIDLAVGAQGNAVLLSSRSIVQINVSLSFQPHSINVIQKTCQRGGRESACLIATACFTTVSRSPGPHSNSFDLWVSAMLDDRKLSVRALFDESSHRQTQLAVRVHIGQTLCYKLPFHVYDTADYIRPISFSLQFKINNTESGPVLDEGWPTTVKKSIQFFKDCGEDDVCTTDLVLQAHMDISGTRQKPYVIRSPRRRMAVEVQLQNRLENAYNTSLTLHYSRNLHFSSLSIREDAHFKIECTALGANSHSCNVSYPVFRSQSKVNFMLELEFSCTSLHSRVHMKLHAASDSVEREDTLGDNSVQLQSFVQYEPDLFVSSDSNLNRYEVHPTRTVSEAIGPEFYTHLRLQNLGCYSVSNLELRLHLPTVAAGDRVFMTVTDVSHNATGVNCSVLSDLAQLKDRQRDVRSLHPEDMMQNDILNCSRSWCTEIVCEVQQLLRGQTAAIRVSRRVHDDFFRKAKYKSLRIIAAYRLSAQETNLITLGTGAVWRETVLEVLKGRAIPISLWILIGSIIGGLLLLALIIFILWKMGFFARKQRGEDENHED; from the exons ATGGATCTGCGTAAATACCCGTTGTGCCTGGAGTTCATCCTTCTTCTAATAG GGTTGTGTCAGTGTTTCAACATAGATGTAAAGCATCCGCGCATCTTCACCGGTCCAGCGGACGCTCTGTTTGGCTTCTCTGTTTTACAACATGAATACGATGGAGAGAAATC GATGCTGGTCGGCGCTCCCTGGGACGGGCCGCCCAACAACAGGAAAGGAGATGTGTACAAATGCATCGTGGGAGAGGAGATGAACTCAAACTGCAGCAAAGTAAATCTCG GTGAGGCTCTCCAGAACGTTTCTAAAAACCTGAGAAATTCTCACCTGGGAATGACGCTGACTCCAGAATCTCCCGATGGCTTCCTG gCATGCGCCCCTCTGTGGTCTCAGGAGTGTGGTACCTCTATGTTCAGCACTGGCATCTGTGCCTCTGTCAGCGACGACCTAAAACCAAGAGAGACCATCGCTCCGACAGCGCAAA GGTGCTCCACATACATGGACATAGTGATCGTGCTGGACGGCTCCAACAGTATCTACCCCTGGTACGAGGTCCAGAATTTCCTCAGCAACATCCTCAGCAAGTTCCACATCAGCTTGGACCAGATGCAG GTTGGTATACTGCAGTATGGCGAGGTAGCAGTCCACGAGTGGTCTCTGAAGGACTACCAGACCAcacaggaggtggtggaggccGCCAAGAACATCagcagacaggagggacgaGAGACGCGCACTGCATACGCCATCCACACGGCCTG CACCGAGGCGTTCAGTGCAGAGCGTGGAGCAAGGGAGGGCGCCACCAAGGTGATGATCGTAGTGACGGACGGAGAGTCGCATGACGGCGAGGAGCTACAAGACGCTCTGAGCGAGTGCGTGGACAGAAACATCACCAGATACGCCATCGCT GTTCTCGGTCATTATATCCGTCGGCAGCAGGACCCAGAGACGTTCATTAAGGAGATCAAGTCTATCGCCAGCGACCCCGAAGAGAAATTCTTTTTCAATGTGACCGATGAAGCGGCGCTCAATGACATCGTGGATGCCCTGGGAGATCGCATCTTTACCCTGGAAG GCACACTGGGCTACAACGAGAGCTCGTTCCACATGGAGATGTCTCAGATCGGcttctcaacacacacactggat GACGGCATCCTGTTTGGGATGGTGGGGGCCTACGACTGGGACGGTGGAGTGTTGAAGGAAGGGACCAACGGACGCATCATGCCGCCCAGAGAGGCTTTTGAGAGCGAGTTTCCACTGGAGCTTAAAAATCATGCTGCTTATTTAG gttATACTGTGTCATCTGTGATAGTTGGAGACTGGAAAAGGCTGTATGTGGCCGGTGCTCCTCGGTTCAAGCACAAAGGCAAAGTCATCCTGTTTGAACTCAGCAATGAGGGCGATGTCAACATCGTGCAAGCTCTCAATGGAGAACAG ATTGGCTCTTACTATGGCAGTGAGGTATGTGGGCTGGATATTGACCAGGATGGCATCACTGATGTCCTTCTGGTTGCAGCTCCAATGTACCTGGGCTCAGGAAACAAGGAGACTGGTAGAGTTTACATCTACACACTCAGTGGG GAGGAGGTGTTTGTATCTAACGGTACTCTGAAGTCTGAGGACAAGTCCCAGGATGCCAGGTTTGGCTACGCACTGGCGGCCGCTCCAGACCTCAACCACGATGGCTTCACTGACCTGCTGGTTGGGGCCCCACTGGAGGATGAGCACAGGGGGGCCCTTTATGTCTACCACGGAGATGGTATTTACGTCATACAAAATTACAAGCAG CGTATTTCAGGGTCATCGATTTCCCCCTCGCTGAAGTATTTTGGCCGCAGTGTGAGTGCACGGTTGGATTTGGATGGAGATGAGCTCATAGACTTGGCAGTTGGAGCTCAGGGCAACGCTGTACTGCTCAG ctctcgaAGCATCGTCCAGATCAATGTGAGTCTGTCCTTCCAGCCTCACTCCATCAACGTCATTCAGAAGACCTGCCAGAGGGGAGGCAGAGAGTCAGCCTGTCTCATTGCCACCGCCTGCTTCACAACCGTCTCCCGCTCCCCTGGACCACACAGCAACAGCTTCG ATCTGTGGGTGTCGGCCATGTTGGATGACAGGAAGTTGTCTGTGAGGGCGCTGTTTGACGAGAGCTCCCACCGGCAGACCCAGCTGGCGGTCCGAGTTCACATAGGACAAACTCTCTGCTACAAACTGCCCTTCCATGTCTAT GACACAGCCGATTACATCCGTCCAATTAGCTTCTCGCTGCAGTTTAAGATCAATAATACAGAGAGCGGTCCAGTGTTGGATGAAGGCTGGCCAACAACTGTCAAGAAATCT ATCCAGTTCTTTAAAGATTGTGGTGAGGATGATGTGTGTACAACAGACCTGGTGCTACAGGCTCATATGGACATCTCTGGGACAAG ACAGAAGCCTTATGTGATCCGCAGCCCTCGTAGGCGTATGGCGGTGGAGGTGCAGCTTCAGAACAGACTGGAAAACGCCTACAACACCAGCCTGACGCTGCACTATTCACGCAACCTGCACTTCTCCAGCCTCAGCATCAGG GAGGATGCCCACTTCAAGATTGAGTGTACAGCACTTGGCGCCAACAGCCACTCGTGTAATGTCAGCTATCCAGTATTTCGCTCCCAGTCAAAA GTTAACTTCATGTTGGAGTTGGAGTTCAGCTGCACATCTCTGCACAGTCGAGTGCACATGAAGCTTCACGCTGCCAG TGACAGTGTCGAGAGAGAGGATACTTTGGGGGACAACAGTGTTCAGCTGCAGAGTTTTGTTCAGTATGAACCAGATTTGTTTGTTAGCAG TGACTCTAATTTGAACCGATATGAGGTCCATCCAACCCGGACTGTGTCGGAGGCAATTGGACCAGAATTCTACACTCACCTAAGG CTGCAGAACCTCGGCTGTTACTCAGTGAGTAATCTGGAGCTGAGGCTGCATCTGCCCACTGTGGCTGCAGGAGACAGAGTCTTCATGACCGTCACCGATGTCTCACACAAT GCCACAGGGGTGAACTGCAGTGTGCTGAGTGATCTGGCCCAGctgaaggacagacagagagatgtaCGCTCCCTTCACCCTGAAGACATGATGCAGAATGACATACTG AACTGCAGCAGATCATGGTGCACGGAGATTGTGTGTGAAGTGCAGCAGCTTCTCAGAGGGCAGACCGCCGCCATTCGCGTCAGTCGCAGAGTTCACGATGACTTTTTCAGAAAA GCCAAATATAAGTCACTGAGGATAATAGCTGCCTATCGCCTCTCAGCTCAGGAAACTAACCTCATCACTCTGGGCACAGGAGCAGTCTGGAGGGAG ACTGTACTGGAGGTGCTAAAGGGCCGAGCTATTCCCATATCGCTGTGGATTCTGATCGGTAGCATAATTGGTGGTTTGCTGCTACTGGCCCTCATAATTTTCATACTCTGGAAG ATGGGATTCTTCGCACGcaaacaaagaggagaggatgagaacCACGAGGACTGA